A genomic segment from Bradysia coprophila strain Holo2 chromosome III, BU_Bcop_v1, whole genome shotgun sequence encodes:
- the LOC119079299 gene encoding PLASMODESMATA CALLOSE-BINDING PROTEIN 4-like isoform X2 — MSCGIGMGFNPETDKCEPGFYRTCRALTTAPITEPSTDPPTSDPPTSDPPTSDTPTSDTPTSDTSTSDTPTTDTPTTDTPISTTTIIPPTDDPSEEIPSADTTLSTATPLIPTHGIPLHWQLVHRTST; from the exons ATGTCGTGTGGCATTGGTATGGGCTTTAATCCCGAAACTGATAAATGCGAACCGGGATTTTATCGAACATGCCGT GCATTAACTACGGCACCTATTACCGAGCCAAGTACTG ATCCACCGACTTCTGATCCACCGACTTCTGATCCACCGACTTCTGATACACCAACTTCTGATACACCGACTTCAGATACATCGACTTCTGATACACCGACTACTGATACACCGACTACTGATACACCGATTTCAACGACTACAATAATACCACCCACTGACGACCCAAGTGAAGAAATTCCGAGCGCTGATACAACTTTAAGTACAGCCACTCCATTAATTCCCACCCATGGAATCCCATTACATTGGCAACTTGTACATAGGACTTCAACATAA
- the LOC119079299 gene encoding salivary glue protein Sgs-3-like isoform X1, translating to MSCGIGMGFNPETDKCEPGFYRTCRALTTAPITEPSTGTPTSDTPTSNPPTSDPPTSDPPTSDTPTSDTPTSDTSTSDTPTTDTPTTDTPISTTTIIPPTDDPSEEIPSADTTLSTATPLIPTHGIPLHWQLVHRTST from the exons ATGTCGTGTGGCATTGGTATGGGCTTTAATCCCGAAACTGATAAATGCGAACCGGGATTTTATCGAACATGCCGT GCATTAACTACGGCACCTATTACCGAGCCAAGTACTGGTACACCAACTTCTGATACACCAACTTCTAATCCACCGACTTCTGATCCACCGACTTCTGATCCACCGACTTCTGATACACCAACTTCTGATACACCGACTTCAGATACATCGACTTCTGATACACCGACTACTGATACACCGACTACTGATACACCGATTTCAACGACTACAATAATACCACCCACTGACGACCCAAGTGAAGAAATTCCGAGCGCTGATACAACTTTAAGTACAGCCACTCCATTAATTCCCACCCATGGAATCCCATTACATTGGCAACTTGTACATAGGACTTCAACATAA
- the LOC119079312 gene encoding chitooligosaccharidolytic beta-N-acetylglucosaminidase: MLYTTFLVLTIFIIVHTNAVQDVNEPVWGYECLNSRCVKTRINTVSTTEAVSLQVCKIFCGTDIGTLWPKPTGSVNLKNVMAKIDVNSVVLSASNYKDQKRFWDENRDRLIQQIKSKIPHNVKNDGGKRVRIDILVESNDAILTMNTNESYKIVTVDRGDDIDVKIESPSIYGARHGLETLSQMVVFDDIRRELQIVADFDIIDEPVFKHRGLLLDTSRNYFSVGSIKRTIDGMGMVKLNTFHWHITDSQSFPLVLKSHPELSRLGAYSIDKVYTAEDISEILDYAQVRGVRVIPEFDAPAHVGEGWQGKNLTVCFNAQPWQKYCVEPPCGQLDPSKDELYTVLEDIYREIMEIFRYPDVFHMGGDEVSHSCWNTSTELKAWMTKQGWGHEEGDFMKLWGHFQNNALERVDKVTKNRLPIVMWTSRLTDIPYVDEYLDNSRYIIQIWTTGGDIKIQDLLQRGYNLILSNYDALYFDCGYGSWVGEGTNWCSPYIGWEKVYKNDLGIIAGPYKSQILGGEAALWSEQADEQVLDGRFWPRASALAERLWSDPTISWRDAEPRMLVHRDRLVENGIAAEGLQPKWCMQHEGDCPLYTN; the protein is encoded by the exons ATGCTGTACACAACGTTCCTCGTTTTGACAATATTTATAATCGTTCACACAAATGCCGTCCAAGATGTAAACGA GCCAGTGTGGGGCTACGAATGCCTGAACAGTCGATGCGTTAAAACGCGCATCAACACAGTTTCAACAACCGAAGCAGTAAGTCTGCAAGTGTGCAAAATCTTTTGTGGAACCGACATCGGAACGTTGTGGCCGAAACCAACCGGTTCggtgaatttgaaaaatgttatggCCAAAATTGATGTTAATTCGGTAGTGCTAAGTGCCTCAAATTATAAGgaccaaaaacgtttttgggACGAGAATAGGGATCGACTGATCcagcaaataaaatcaaaaattccgCATAATGTTAAAAATGATGGCGGTAAAAGAGTTCGTATCGATATTTTGGTTGAAAGTAACGATGCCATACTCACCATGAACACCAACGAAAGCTACAAAATTGTGACTGTCGATAGAGGTGATGATATCGACGTTAAAATTGAATCACCTTCCATTTATGGAGCTAGACATGGACTGGAAACGCTATCGCAAATGGTAGTGTTTGATGACATTCGCAGGGAATTACAA ATCGTTGCGGACTTTGACATTATTGATGAACCCGTATTCAAGCATCGTGGATTGCTTTTAGATACTTCACGTAACTACTTTTCCGTTGGATCAATCAAGCGTACAATTG ATGGCATGGGCATGGTTAAACTCAATACATTCCATTGGCACATCACGGACTCGCAGAGTTTTCCACTAGTACTCAAATCTCATCCAGAATTATCCCGACTTGGTGCCTATTCGATTGATAAAGTGTACACTGCAGAGGACATCAGTGAG ATTCTCGACTACGCTCAAGTGCGAGGTGTTCGCGTAATACCCGAATTCGATGCTCCGGCACATGTGGGTGAAGGCTGGCAAGGTAAAAACTTGACAGTCTGTTTTAACGCTCAACCATGGCAAAAGTATTGTGTGGAACCACCGTGCGGCCAGTTGGATCCGTCAAAGGATGAGCTGTACACGGTACTAGAGGACATTTATCGGGAAATTATGGAAATATTTAGATATCCGGACGTGTTTCACATGGGTGGCGATGAAGTTTCTCACTCGTGCTGGAATACCAGCACTGAACTGAAAGCTTGGATGACGAAACAGGGCTGGGGCCATGAAGAAGGCGATTTCATGAAGCTATGGGGCCATTTCCAGAACAATGCTCTGGAACGGGTCGACAAAGTAACGAAGAACAGATTACCAATCGTAATGTGGACATCCAGATTGACAGACATTCCATACGTGGACGAATACTTGGACAATTCTCGGTACATCATTCAGATATGGACTACCGGTGGGGACATTAAAATTCAGGACTTACTTCAACGCGGTTACAATCTGATTTTGTCCAATTACGATGCATTATACTTCGACTGTGGCTATGGCTCTTGGGTGGGTGAAGGAACGAATTGGTGTTCGCCGTACATTGGATGGGAAAAAGTGTACAAAAATGATCTTGGCATCATTGCCGGTCCGTACAAGTCACAGATTTTGGGAGGTGAAGCCGCTTTGTGGTCGGAACAGGCCGATGAACAGGTTTTAGATGGTCGCTTTTGGCCTCGCGCTAGTGCTTTAG CTGAAAGATTGTGGTCCGATCCGACTATTTCGTGGAGAGATGCCGAACCTCGCATGTTGGTTCATCGCGATCGTTTAGTGGAAAATGGAATAGCTGCCGAAGGTTTACAGCCGAAATGGTGTATGCAACACGAAGGCGATTGTCCACTTTATACGAACTAA